One region of Syntrophobacter fumaroxidans MPOB genomic DNA includes:
- a CDS encoding SIR2 family NAD-dependent protein deacylase, with protein sequence MAFHERISLPQVAQYVASMYKEDFVYSHYEQKIREIMLRRYGARIDSEHRKLPLDRFLTEVGKMILGRRDDEPHKILADLPFRLYVTASLNSFLSDALRRSGKAPQEVVLGLGEPAGVRLRSEPSPEQPLVYHLFGHFGRLRETVLTEDNYFDFLIHFWKDKESIPRMVRAALINTSLIFLGFRMHHWDFRVLFRSLLSQEGAKRRSRHMHVAVQIDPDDDQVVDPERARDYLENYFSDFAEADINVYWGSAEDFLQELKRRWDGFGG encoded by the coding sequence ATGGCTTTCCACGAGCGGATCAGCCTGCCGCAGGTGGCTCAGTACGTGGCCAGCATGTACAAGGAGGATTTCGTCTACTCGCATTATGAGCAGAAAATCCGGGAGATCATGCTTCGCCGCTACGGCGCGCGCATCGACTCCGAGCATCGCAAGCTCCCCCTCGACCGTTTTCTCACCGAGGTCGGAAAGATGATATTGGGGCGCAGGGATGACGAGCCGCACAAGATCCTGGCCGACCTCCCCTTTCGCCTGTACGTCACGGCAAGCCTCAATTCCTTCCTGAGCGACGCGCTGCGCCGTTCGGGAAAGGCGCCGCAGGAAGTCGTGCTCGGTCTTGGAGAGCCCGCCGGAGTTCGGCTCCGGTCCGAACCGTCCCCGGAGCAGCCTCTCGTCTACCACCTGTTCGGTCACTTCGGCAGGCTTCGCGAAACCGTGCTCACGGAAGACAACTACTTCGATTTCCTCATCCACTTCTGGAAGGACAAGGAGTCCATCCCGCGGATGGTGCGCGCGGCGCTGATCAACACGAGCCTCATTTTTCTCGGTTTCAGGATGCACCACTGGGATTTCCGGGTGCTCTTTCGCAGCCTCCTGTCGCAGGAGGGAGCCAAGCGCCGCTCCAGGCACATGCACGTGGCCGTGCAGATCGACCCGGATGACGACCAGGTGGTCGATCCGGAGCGCGCGCGGGATTACCTGGAAAACTACTTCTCGGATTTTGCGGAAGCCGACATCAACGTCTACTGGGGTTCCGCGGAGGACTTCCTGCAGGAGCTCAAAAGACGCTGGGATGGATTCGGGGGGTGA
- a CDS encoding NACHT and WD repeat domain-containing protein: MEKHSPYVGPRAYRYGERLYGRDRESRDLLNLVLAERIVLLYSPSGAGKSSLLAASLAPFLEKEGFQVLGPARVSGAPAQRSGGGVVNPYAASLIHYWEDARPKEVRPIDDLGGIDLAGYLTQRSWIRNDPGPKVLILDQFEEIITRNPLDRDARNEFFRQLGILLRDRNRWAVIAMREEHIAALDPCLDYVPTRLAARYRLDLLTHETAREAVAGPAESVGVAYHARALDRLIHELTVVRETGVEPYQTPYVEPLHLQLACDRLWQRLPDGTTEVGPKLVDTAGTVAEALEGFYRSAVQGALRQDAVKETGCDEKRIRDWFERELISPAGLRDQLQRGGTFTGSLPNPVAEALEERYLLRSESRRGTIWYEIAHDRLLEAVRSDNRAWYGTQDVSMRLLRDGAERYGAQRGGRASDLAESRFLAGEPLERVETWAAANVKSLSDAEKDYLDACRENRRREQDKARLSKVIRWAVRTILVLLALAAAGLWRFGHNALVARTDARVHRLISDAAQARWRDWDHELSVLLTLQAEKFSERIGVSPEVKSRIMNHLRNTLLLRPFTLSPQLPGALKNHVDSRKTAFLANFPDEWLIATASGEKKIEVLPLRRDRENCPRPVLETRDGIRSLAPGPAGRYLVVATESGVELFLAERLRCAGKSNLSIKADVHFPLPAAPSGPFCMTADDSLLFAATEGGRIECRSVGDVAACPAGFPVEYGGDGFTVTAMACDPKGRWVALGEQAPRGAKGRVSVLPLETGKPESPRIFENLFDDWPEEAKDFLERLRGWLDYGVAALLPMPDGSRLIAVFRHGPIGIVPIPDALDEKPQMIYAWPTLASIAVLKSGFQVGRTSMFHHRIPKFLEAALIGNEGLLAVGSEKFLGEWDLRSFYADPFEKEQVNLEGPNPPPRVYAGYREIRPSQASIVALSALEGGSVLAELDAELNARLWLRNGLVKDLHSTVPVKLDNGRPEDNVIWTLGFMPGGRMLVAGGSSYLTFPEVNPQTLEKPKGSNALCYTGSYRRMSLSPDGRRLAVVAKDYRRVIEGCRTPASGGVHSVLVMDLDRKTGTGSLDRPWIMDVPDTEGLWSVAWARGKWTGDRDLIASGDYTGKVRLWLLDGAGGPPEDRTPQILPGSRGSRVWALALHPTAPYLALGTDDGALEIWRLAIDGSGRIDGELLKNPAWIPQGSVWALAWSPDGSMLAFGNGGGYVGAVSTADLAEGSWRVSQRSFAHIMGVTSIAFCGASEAEARKPQRPRACRGNVFASAGNDGKIILWVFSKGAKPPDLLRRDQALEGAGGEGAKPRVSLRQDQTLEGARGEILSVAFSPDGDLVAAGDTRGQVHVWRVENESIPRKACRAVSRNLTLREWVDHVGEKEDYDCTCPDIPPEPGATGRSCRQASAGGF; the protein is encoded by the coding sequence ATGGAAAAGCACAGCCCTTACGTGGGCCCCCGTGCGTACCGTTACGGAGAACGGCTGTACGGGCGCGACCGGGAGTCGCGCGACCTCTTGAACCTGGTCCTGGCCGAGCGCATCGTGCTGCTCTATTCGCCGTCGGGAGCCGGGAAGTCTTCCCTCCTGGCGGCGAGCCTGGCACCTTTTCTCGAGAAAGAAGGCTTCCAGGTGCTCGGTCCGGCGAGGGTTTCGGGGGCGCCGGCTCAACGTTCCGGCGGCGGTGTCGTGAACCCTTATGCGGCAAGCCTCATTCACTACTGGGAAGACGCTCGCCCCAAGGAGGTCCGTCCCATCGACGATTTGGGCGGCATCGACCTCGCCGGTTACCTGACGCAGCGTTCGTGGATACGCAACGATCCCGGCCCGAAGGTTCTCATCCTCGACCAGTTCGAAGAGATCATCACGCGAAACCCGCTGGACCGGGATGCCAGGAACGAATTTTTCCGGCAGCTGGGAATATTGCTGCGGGACCGCAACAGGTGGGCCGTCATCGCCATGCGCGAGGAACACATCGCCGCTCTCGACCCCTGTCTCGACTATGTGCCGACCCGCCTCGCCGCCCGCTACCGGCTGGATTTGCTGACCCACGAAACGGCGCGGGAAGCCGTCGCCGGCCCCGCGGAGTCCGTCGGAGTGGCTTACCATGCCCGGGCTTTGGACAGGCTGATCCACGAGCTCACGGTGGTGCGCGAAACCGGTGTCGAGCCGTACCAGACCCCCTACGTGGAACCACTCCACCTCCAACTGGCGTGCGACCGCCTGTGGCAGCGGTTGCCCGACGGCACGACCGAGGTGGGCCCGAAGCTCGTGGACACTGCGGGCACGGTTGCCGAAGCCCTCGAAGGGTTCTACCGGAGCGCGGTTCAAGGCGCCCTCCGGCAGGACGCCGTGAAAGAGACGGGGTGTGACGAAAAGCGGATCCGGGACTGGTTCGAGCGCGAGCTGATCTCGCCCGCCGGGTTGCGCGACCAGCTGCAGCGAGGAGGCACCTTCACGGGAAGCCTGCCCAACCCGGTCGCCGAGGCGCTGGAGGAACGGTATCTCCTGCGTTCGGAAAGCCGGCGCGGAACCATCTGGTACGAGATAGCCCACGACAGGCTGCTGGAGGCCGTCAGGTCCGACAACCGCGCGTGGTACGGCACCCAGGACGTATCCATGCGCCTCCTGAGAGACGGCGCTGAGCGATACGGGGCCCAGCGAGGGGGCCGGGCATCGGATCTCGCCGAGAGCCGGTTCCTCGCCGGAGAACCGCTCGAACGGGTTGAAACCTGGGCCGCCGCGAACGTGAAATCGCTCTCGGACGCGGAGAAAGACTATCTCGACGCCTGCCGCGAGAACAGGAGAAGGGAGCAGGACAAGGCCCGCCTGTCGAAAGTGATCCGCTGGGCCGTCAGGACCATCCTGGTGCTTCTGGCATTGGCGGCCGCGGGGCTGTGGCGTTTCGGACACAATGCGCTGGTGGCCCGGACCGATGCGCGCGTCCACAGGCTCATCTCCGATGCCGCCCAGGCGCGCTGGCGGGACTGGGATCACGAGCTTTCCGTCCTTCTGACCCTCCAGGCCGAAAAATTCTCCGAGCGGATCGGGGTTTCCCCGGAAGTGAAATCGCGCATCATGAACCACCTCCGAAACACCCTGCTGCTGCGCCCCTTCACGCTGAGCCCGCAGCTCCCTGGCGCCCTCAAGAACCACGTTGACTCTCGCAAGACGGCCTTCCTTGCCAACTTCCCCGATGAGTGGCTCATCGCCACGGCATCGGGCGAGAAGAAAATCGAGGTCCTCCCGCTCAGGCGGGACCGGGAAAACTGCCCCCGACCGGTGCTCGAAACCCGCGACGGCATCCGGTCCCTGGCGCCCGGCCCGGCGGGGCGCTACCTGGTGGTCGCCACCGAATCCGGCGTCGAGCTGTTTCTTGCGGAAAGGCTCCGTTGCGCGGGGAAGTCGAACCTGTCCATCAAGGCTGACGTCCATTTTCCGTTGCCGGCCGCCCCGAGCGGGCCGTTTTGCATGACCGCGGACGACTCCCTCCTCTTCGCTGCAACCGAAGGCGGTCGCATCGAGTGCCGCAGCGTCGGCGACGTAGCGGCATGCCCCGCCGGCTTTCCCGTCGAATACGGCGGCGACGGCTTCACCGTCACGGCCATGGCGTGCGACCCCAAGGGCCGGTGGGTCGCATTGGGAGAGCAGGCGCCGAGAGGCGCAAAAGGCAGGGTGAGCGTGCTGCCGCTGGAGACAGGAAAGCCTGAGAGCCCGCGGATCTTCGAGAACCTTTTCGATGACTGGCCCGAGGAGGCGAAAGATTTTCTCGAAAGACTCCGGGGCTGGCTCGACTACGGGGTCGCAGCGCTCCTGCCGATGCCGGACGGCAGCCGGCTGATCGCCGTTTTCCGGCATGGGCCGATCGGCATCGTGCCGATTCCGGATGCCCTCGATGAAAAGCCTCAAATGATCTATGCCTGGCCCACCCTGGCCAGCATAGCCGTTTTGAAGTCCGGCTTCCAGGTCGGCAGGACCAGCATGTTCCACCATCGAATTCCCAAGTTCCTCGAGGCCGCTCTCATCGGAAACGAGGGCCTGCTCGCCGTCGGCAGTGAGAAGTTCCTTGGCGAATGGGACCTCCGGTCGTTTTATGCCGATCCTTTCGAAAAAGAGCAGGTGAACCTGGAGGGGCCGAACCCGCCACCGCGCGTCTACGCAGGCTACCGCGAGATCAGGCCGTCCCAGGCTTCCATCGTGGCATTGAGCGCCCTGGAGGGAGGGAGCGTCCTCGCCGAGCTCGATGCCGAGCTCAATGCCCGTTTGTGGCTGCGCAACGGCCTCGTGAAAGACCTGCATTCCACGGTTCCCGTAAAGCTCGACAACGGGCGCCCCGAAGACAACGTGATCTGGACGCTGGGATTCATGCCCGGCGGGCGCATGCTTGTCGCCGGGGGTTCCAGCTATCTCACCTTCCCTGAAGTGAATCCGCAGACTCTCGAAAAACCCAAGGGTTCCAACGCGCTGTGTTACACGGGAAGCTATCGCAGGATGTCCTTGAGCCCGGACGGGCGGCGCCTGGCGGTGGTCGCCAAGGACTACAGGCGGGTGATCGAAGGTTGCCGAACCCCAGCGTCCGGAGGCGTCCATTCCGTCCTGGTGATGGATCTCGACCGGAAAACCGGCACCGGCAGCCTGGATCGGCCCTGGATCATGGATGTTCCCGACACCGAGGGTTTGTGGAGTGTCGCCTGGGCGAGAGGGAAATGGACGGGAGACCGGGACCTCATTGCGAGCGGGGATTACACGGGAAAGGTCCGGTTGTGGCTGCTCGACGGAGCCGGGGGCCCGCCCGAAGACCGAACCCCCCAGATTCTGCCCGGATCGCGCGGCAGCCGCGTCTGGGCGCTCGCCCTGCACCCGACCGCTCCATACCTGGCGCTCGGCACCGACGACGGCGCGCTGGAGATCTGGCGGCTTGCAATCGATGGTTCCGGGCGGATCGACGGCGAATTATTGAAAAACCCCGCGTGGATTCCGCAGGGATCGGTCTGGGCCCTCGCCTGGAGCCCGGACGGGAGCATGCTCGCCTTCGGCAACGGCGGCGGCTACGTGGGAGCCGTCTCGACCGCGGACCTGGCGGAAGGCTCCTGGCGGGTTTCCCAGCGCAGCTTCGCTCACATCATGGGGGTGACGTCCATCGCTTTTTGCGGCGCTTCCGAAGCGGAGGCGCGCAAACCGCAAAGACCCCGCGCGTGCCGAGGAAACGTGTTCGCCAGCGCGGGAAATGACGGCAAGATCATCCTCTGGGTCTTTTCGAAGGGGGCGAAGCCACCGGATCTGCTCCGACGGGACCAGGCCCTGGAAGGAGCCGGGGGGGAGGGGGCGAAACCGCGGGTTTCCCTCCGCCAGGACCAAACTCTGGAAGGAGCCAGGGGGGAAATCCTCTCCGTTGCGTTCAGTCCCGACGGAGATCTCGTTGCGGCGGGCGATACGAGGGGGCAAGTCCATGTCTGGCGCGTCGAAAACGAATCCATTCCGCGGAAAGCCTGCCGCGCCGTGAGTCGCAACCTCACCCTGCGGGAATGGGTGGATCACGTCGGGGAGAAGGAAGATTACGATTGCACGTGCCCCGACATTCCCCCGGAGCCGGGAGCAACCGGCCGGTCGTGCAGGCAGGCTTCCGCCGGCGGCTTTTAA
- a CDS encoding DUF4231 domain-containing protein translates to MNQTEPASDRERIVETAWRDQAVWSRAADRLKAELTAWRGRAAIAGVAGAFLQTLAASPLLKAAERWWWLRPSIALAGAIILAVVPYVLRTKVTKERVKDWVRARSTSEALKEVIYRYLVGVRPFGPASSPGELVARCGKIKKKVEDLNLHAASVEPPQKTRPRALTVDEYVEARVNDQVERYYLPKGHGKALAAKRLHALEFWLGVLALVMGALASAAAATGCAQLSMVGPWVAVATTAGATVTAHLAASRCDHEAIVYFGTADRLTALRDRWASDPNRSDPARIARFVDDCEHAISTENEAWLAKWIRDQS, encoded by the coding sequence ATGAACCAAACGGAGCCAGCCTCCGACAGAGAACGGATTGTCGAGACGGCCTGGCGGGACCAGGCGGTCTGGTCCCGCGCGGCCGATCGTCTCAAGGCCGAGCTCACCGCGTGGCGCGGCCGCGCGGCGATTGCGGGCGTGGCGGGCGCCTTCCTCCAGACGCTCGCCGCCTCGCCGCTGCTCAAGGCGGCCGAAAGGTGGTGGTGGCTTCGCCCCTCCATCGCCCTTGCGGGCGCCATCATCCTCGCGGTCGTTCCCTACGTCCTGCGGACGAAAGTGACGAAGGAGCGGGTGAAGGACTGGGTTCGCGCCCGCTCGACGTCCGAGGCGCTCAAGGAAGTGATCTACAGGTACCTGGTGGGAGTCCGCCCCTTCGGGCCGGCGTCTTCTCCCGGCGAGCTCGTTGCGCGATGCGGCAAGATAAAGAAGAAAGTGGAGGATCTGAACCTGCACGCCGCATCCGTCGAGCCTCCGCAAAAGACTCGGCCGCGCGCGCTCACCGTCGACGAATACGTGGAAGCCCGCGTGAACGACCAGGTCGAGCGCTACTACCTCCCGAAGGGCCATGGGAAGGCCCTCGCGGCCAAACGTCTTCACGCCCTGGAGTTCTGGCTCGGCGTGCTCGCTCTCGTCATGGGCGCCCTGGCGAGCGCCGCGGCGGCGACCGGGTGCGCACAGCTTTCCATGGTCGGCCCCTGGGTGGCCGTGGCGACCACGGCCGGAGCCACGGTCACCGCGCACCTGGCGGCCTCCCGCTGCGATCACGAAGCCATCGTCTACTTCGGCACGGCCGACCGCCTGACCGCCCTGCGCGACCGGTGGGCGAGCGACCCGAACCGGTCGGACCCGGCCCGCATCGCCAGGTTCGTGGACGACTGCGAACACGCCATCTCCACGGAAAACGAAGCCTGGCTCGCCAAGTGGATCCGGGACCAATCCTGA
- a CDS encoding DUF1175 family protein, with amino-acid sequence MSNSLQSSIHHNSPESRIRYGSLKSPVCSSHGRPDGAPKPPWDRHNSPDPPVCLNRLESRACFKRPKWPTCFRRLKPLIGCNPLVPLLCCAGLLLCLAAPVYGTPSDDPEVLAHRGKPIAGEGTEMPVLTLARPEGGWTTSMQVEVAGSCSDPTADPIAANINGVRYYIRTKDGRFSRKFPAARGRNTVIVECANKAGVARATASVEAMINPIPLKVVLTSDTDSVYTDLHVYEPDKTHVYWAKTDSPSGGLFFLNQQDGSFDLAGFGPYIYAHPAPPAGVFRIDVNYWPGGAVQHTLANLDIITDEGLPSESRKRVRTPLARPGETRTLAYVVIRGNNQAPRIYVPSQDPESDMPPEVVEYKRRGEPREEDEYAYLAPSDERAVRESVTRLALFQARKLSRRWEERQRDCSGLVRFAYREAIEVRSPKQQQKLGIPATLHLPPVSPLSRRLFPRYPFIWQTGYESDGKPRFGPFADAETLVGFNFRKKARSLDAASSGDLLVFRKSFEDDQPYHLMIFVEDRPENLAVYHNGERGEEAQVRVVRMSDLMRSPDPVWLPGADNPHFLGVYEWNRIKPGNRKTS; translated from the coding sequence ATGAGCAACTCTCTGCAATCATCCATCCACCACAATTCCCCAGAATCACGGATTCGCTATGGCTCCCTGAAATCGCCGGTTTGTTCCAGCCACGGACGGCCGGATGGGGCACCGAAGCCGCCATGGGACCGTCACAACTCCCCGGATCCGCCGGTTTGCCTCAACCGCCTGGAATCGCGGGCTTGCTTCAAGCGTCCGAAATGGCCCACTTGCTTCCGCCGCCTGAAGCCGCTGATCGGATGCAATCCCCTGGTACCCCTGCTTTGCTGCGCGGGGCTGCTGCTGTGTCTCGCCGCCCCGGTTTACGGGACCCCGTCGGACGATCCCGAGGTCCTCGCGCACCGGGGAAAGCCCATCGCCGGCGAGGGAACGGAAATGCCCGTGCTCACGCTCGCCAGGCCCGAAGGCGGATGGACCACCTCCATGCAGGTCGAGGTCGCCGGGAGTTGCTCCGACCCGACGGCCGACCCCATCGCGGCCAACATCAACGGCGTGCGCTACTACATCCGCACGAAGGACGGCCGATTCTCACGAAAATTCCCCGCCGCCAGGGGCAGGAACACGGTCATCGTGGAATGCGCGAACAAGGCGGGCGTCGCCCGCGCCACCGCTTCCGTCGAAGCCATGATCAACCCGATCCCCCTCAAGGTCGTGCTCACCAGCGACACCGATTCCGTGTACACCGACCTCCACGTCTACGAACCCGACAAGACCCACGTCTACTGGGCCAAGACCGACTCCCCCTCCGGCGGGCTGTTCTTCCTGAACCAGCAGGACGGGTCCTTCGATCTCGCCGGTTTCGGACCGTACATCTACGCGCACCCGGCCCCACCCGCGGGCGTGTTCCGCATCGACGTGAACTACTGGCCGGGCGGCGCCGTGCAGCACACCCTCGCAAACCTCGACATCATCACCGACGAAGGGCTGCCCTCGGAGAGTCGCAAGCGCGTGCGGACCCCGCTCGCCCGCCCCGGCGAAACCCGGACCCTCGCCTACGTGGTCATCCGCGGGAACAACCAGGCCCCCCGGATCTACGTGCCCTCCCAGGATCCCGAATCCGACATGCCCCCGGAAGTGGTCGAATACAAGCGCAGGGGCGAGCCCCGCGAGGAGGATGAGTACGCCTATCTCGCCCCTTCCGACGAACGGGCCGTCCGCGAGTCGGTGACCCGCCTGGCGCTGTTCCAGGCAAGAAAACTCAGCCGGCGCTGGGAGGAGCGGCAGCGGGACTGCTCGGGGCTCGTGCGCTTCGCCTACCGGGAAGCCATCGAGGTCCGTTCTCCAAAGCAGCAGCAAAAGCTCGGGATCCCCGCCACCCTCCACCTGCCGCCGGTATCCCCATTGTCGAGAAGGCTTTTCCCCCGCTATCCCTTCATCTGGCAGACCGGGTACGAAAGCGACGGGAAACCGCGCTTCGGACCGTTCGCCGACGCCGAGACCCTCGTCGGTTTCAATTTCCGCAAGAAGGCCCGCAGCCTCGATGCCGCGTCGAGCGGCGACCTGCTCGTCTTCCGAAAGAGTTTCGAGGACGACCAGCCGTATCACCTGATGATTTTCGTTGAAGACCGCCCCGAGAACCTGGCGGTCTACCACAACGGAGAACGGGGAGAAGAAGCCCAAGTCCGGGTGGTCCGGATGAGCGACCTCATGCGGTCCCCCGACCCGGTCTGGCTCCCCGGCGCCGATAACCCTCACTTTCTGGGAGTCTACGAGTGGAACCGCATCAAACCGGGAAATCGAAAAACGTCCTGA